A single Desulfovibrio gilichinskyi DNA region contains:
- a CDS encoding head-tail joining protein, translating to MDIHDDLDIFFIGLDAVEVTIFGREEPFKAYKDTDMDEAVLGRAMIFNPDEPVLTCKEVDGTDLERGDSVILEGKTYDVLRFLPDGSGLGKLELSLAQ from the coding sequence ATGGATATTCATGATGATTTAGATATCTTTTTTATAGGTCTTGATGCTGTTGAAGTGACTATTTTCGGGCGGGAAGAACCATTCAAAGCATATAAAGATACTGACATGGATGAAGCCGTATTAGGGCGCGCAATGATCTTTAATCCTGATGAGCCAGTACTAACATGCAAAGAAGTTGACGGAACCGATCTTGAACGGGGCGATTCCGTGATTTTGGAAGGTAAAACCTACGATGTTTTAAGGTTTTTGCCCGACGGTTCCGGACTTGGAAAACTTGAACTCTCTTTGGCTCAGTAA
- a CDS encoding N-acetylmuramoyl-L-alanine amidase yields MNQWHLERGWSGIGYHGVFLNGHRTSRAEYNPAEDGILESGRPLDVVGAHCKGHNSRSVGLCLIGTDSFTNAQMDAACQKVQELLRHFNLDPDAVYGHYELDDHKTCPNIDMDIFREKLWELKS; encoded by the coding sequence ATCAACCAGTGGCATCTGGAGAGAGGGTGGAGCGGGATCGGGTATCATGGGGTGTTCCTGAACGGCCACCGCACAAGCCGCGCAGAATATAATCCTGCCGAAGACGGCATACTTGAATCAGGCCGTCCGCTTGATGTGGTGGGAGCGCATTGCAAAGGACATAATAGCCGCTCAGTCGGACTTTGCCTTATCGGGACGGATTCTTTCACCAATGCTCAGATGGATGCGGCTTGTCAGAAAGTGCAGGAGCTTTTGCGACATTTCAATTTAGACCCTGATGCCGTTTATGGCCATTACGAACTGGATGACCACAAGACGTGTCCCAACATAGACATGGATATATTCAGAGAAAAGCTTTGGGAGCTGAAGTCATGA
- a CDS encoding phage holin family protein, which produces MNSGPDSGLSGSDLKEEFETDMNQLFDNITIKACLASCCTAASWLFGGFDKALLALAILYLSDFVLGLFRALQNGSYSSVKFRHGLSKFFVYAVAIIMANMLDITLDESLPSVFAYIREFLVMYLASNEFLSVSVHLAEMDVHVIPRQLTDRIKSFRDEFDPIQNRSRYGTSSGHGSDPLLGFNLGGRGSNQPVASGERVERDRVSWGVPERPPHKPRRI; this is translated from the coding sequence ATGAATTCAGGTCCGGATTCGGGCTTATCCGGTTCGGACCTGAAAGAAGAATTCGAGACAGATATGAATCAACTTTTCGACAATATCACAATCAAAGCCTGCCTAGCCAGTTGTTGCACTGCGGCCTCATGGCTGTTCGGCGGGTTCGATAAAGCTCTTCTGGCTTTAGCGATTCTTTATCTGTCTGATTTTGTGCTTGGGCTTTTTAGAGCCTTGCAAAATGGTTCATACAGCAGTGTGAAATTCAGACACGGATTAAGCAAGTTTTTCGTTTATGCCGTGGCAATCATCATGGCGAATATGCTTGATATCACCCTTGATGAATCCTTGCCTTCTGTCTTTGCTTATATCCGTGAATTTCTGGTTATGTATTTAGCTTCAAATGAATTTTTAAGTGTTTCAGTTCACCTTGCGGAAATGGATGTGCATGTCATTCCGCGCCAACTGACAGACCGGATTAAGTCATTCAGAGACGAATTTGATCCGATTCAAAACAGGAGTCGTTATGGAACGTCTAGTGGACATGGTAGTGATCCATTGCTCGGATTCAACTTGGGGGGACGCGGCAGTAATCAACCAGTGGCATCTGGAGAGAGGGTGGAGCGGGATCGGGTATCATGGGGTGTTCCTGAACGGCCACCGCACAAGCCGCGCAGAATATAA
- a CDS encoding DUF2190 family protein: MAGNYIQIGKTMTWTNSTGADVLSGSAVVVGALVGVALIDIPNGATGELATEEVWELPKTAAAIEQGAQVYLTPGKSITATEGGNTKAGVAFVSAVAEDATVRVKLNA; this comes from the coding sequence ATGGCAGGTAATTACATTCAGATTGGTAAAACCATGACGTGGACGAACTCAACCGGAGCAGATGTTCTGTCCGGTTCAGCCGTTGTTGTAGGCGCTCTGGTGGGCGTGGCTCTGATTGATATTCCCAATGGAGCAACAGGCGAACTTGCAACCGAGGAAGTTTGGGAACTTCCCAAAACTGCGGCGGCAATTGAGCAGGGCGCACAGGTTTATTTAACACCGGGAAAGAGCATCACAGCGACAGAAGGTGGAAATACGAAAGCGGGCGTGGCCTTTGTTTCAGCTGTGGCTGAAGATGCAACCGTAAGAGTAAAGCTTAACGCTTAA
- a CDS encoding Mu-like prophage major head subunit gpT family protein: protein MNKFFPLNLAENENAPLQLTAGLNLSEQEEGKPRRFHIVGYTGSVVQRFMGSFVIELSGIRTENRIPILEEHDSDKKIGIADSISVEECGLVLEGFFLDTDDAKEVIKLSDQKFPWQASIGVWPEAVEEVKAGATVIVNGEELAGPLYVWRKSFVRETSFCVLGADGATEAVAMNERPKPKPEESVMKKWLKLFLRANGLENVTEDSARTLLKEMGLNYEALNNLEDAPAWMSGVVASKVEPVIPTPQALANQSEQPQPLQVNEQQVALAERQRINFIDEQVGMFGLSANFRKKLVDGGKGTSDLNKLILAELSSQHQPLAPAGHILAGRTEGEKLHDAAVSGMLFRAGIREEKPAPGYEDFRVMRLTDLARDILERSGVSTRGMSQAKLASQVLRPQQFGASTSDFPSIFAAITNKVLLKAYAEAPATWRPWVNIIPATDFKEIHGVSLSEAPDLELINEHGEYKTGSFSDSMESYRIARYGKNVRLTREMMVNDDLRVFTRIPQLFGNASARKVADIVYGLLLSNPKMSDNYNLFHAKHNNLEDTVKGRVSAATLNAGRKGMRMQKGPNGARLDLRPRFLLTPVAQETEAEVLIRSAALPDANMSSGVHNPWAGKLEPISEPRLDDVDPDAFYLIGDPAQVDTIEVAFLDGIESPFVDEEPDFDSDGLKIKVRLEAGAGLMDHRGFQKNPGK from the coding sequence GTGAATAAGTTTTTCCCCTTAAACCTTGCGGAAAATGAAAATGCGCCACTGCAATTAACGGCTGGTCTGAACCTCTCAGAACAGGAAGAAGGCAAGCCGCGCCGTTTTCACATTGTCGGTTACACCGGATCAGTTGTTCAGCGGTTCATGGGTAGTTTTGTAATTGAGCTTTCCGGCATCCGTACAGAAAACCGCATTCCCATTTTAGAAGAACACGATTCTGACAAAAAGATCGGCATTGCGGATTCAATCAGCGTGGAAGAATGCGGCTTGGTGCTGGAAGGATTCTTTTTGGATACGGACGATGCCAAGGAAGTTATTAAACTTTCTGATCAAAAATTCCCGTGGCAGGCATCCATTGGAGTATGGCCCGAAGCTGTTGAAGAAGTGAAAGCAGGCGCAACCGTTATTGTTAACGGTGAGGAGCTTGCCGGACCTTTATACGTGTGGCGCAAGTCGTTTGTGCGTGAAACTTCCTTCTGCGTTCTTGGCGCGGATGGAGCTACCGAGGCCGTGGCGATGAATGAACGGCCAAAACCTAAACCGGAGGAATCAGTCATGAAAAAATGGTTGAAACTTTTCCTGCGGGCTAATGGCCTTGAAAATGTCACTGAGGACTCTGCCCGCACTCTATTAAAAGAAATGGGGCTTAATTATGAAGCCCTGAATAACCTTGAAGATGCACCTGCATGGATGAGCGGGGTTGTTGCTTCGAAAGTAGAACCAGTAATTCCAACCCCGCAAGCTCTGGCTAACCAAAGTGAACAGCCGCAACCATTGCAGGTTAATGAACAGCAAGTAGCCCTTGCGGAACGCCAGCGCATTAATTTTATTGATGAGCAAGTTGGAATGTTCGGACTGTCTGCGAATTTCCGTAAAAAGCTGGTTGATGGCGGAAAAGGGACAAGTGATTTGAATAAGTTGATTTTGGCGGAACTGAGTTCCCAGCACCAGCCGCTTGCTCCGGCAGGGCATATTCTTGCCGGACGTACTGAAGGTGAAAAATTGCATGATGCGGCTGTGTCCGGAATGCTTTTCCGTGCTGGCATAAGGGAAGAAAAACCCGCACCGGGCTATGAAGATTTCAGAGTTATGCGTCTTACTGATCTTGCAAGGGATATCCTTGAAAGAAGCGGTGTTTCAACTCGTGGAATGTCACAGGCAAAGCTTGCTTCACAAGTACTTAGGCCTCAGCAATTCGGAGCTTCCACTAGCGATTTTCCGTCAATATTTGCGGCAATAACTAATAAAGTGTTGCTCAAAGCATATGCCGAAGCTCCGGCAACGTGGCGGCCTTGGGTAAACATAATTCCCGCTACTGATTTTAAAGAGATACACGGCGTAAGCCTTTCCGAAGCTCCTGATCTGGAACTTATCAACGAACATGGTGAATACAAAACAGGTTCGTTCAGCGATTCCATGGAAAGCTACCGTATTGCCCGTTACGGCAAAAACGTGCGCTTGACTCGTGAAATGATGGTTAATGATGATTTGCGAGTCTTTACCCGTATTCCGCAATTGTTCGGTAATGCTTCGGCCCGCAAGGTTGCAGATATTGTTTATGGTTTGCTGCTTTCTAATCCTAAAATGAGCGATAATTACAACCTGTTCCATGCCAAGCACAATAACCTTGAAGACACTGTTAAAGGGCGTGTCTCTGCGGCCACTTTAAATGCTGGCCGTAAGGGTATGCGTATGCAGAAAGGGCCGAATGGTGCGCGTCTTGATTTGCGTCCTCGTTTTCTGCTGACTCCAGTCGCACAGGAAACCGAAGCTGAGGTGCTTATCCGTTCTGCGGCTCTGCCGGATGCAAACATGTCTTCCGGTGTTCACAATCCTTGGGCCGGAAAACTTGAACCAATTTCCGAACCACGCCTTGATGATGTCGACCCCGATGCTTTTTACCTGATCGGCGATCCCGCACAGGTGGATACCATCGAAGTTGCATTCCTTGACGGCATTGAATCCCCATTTGTTGATGAAGAACCTGATTTTGATTCAGACGGCCTTAAAATCAAGGTTCGTCTCGAAGCTGGTGCAGGGCTTATGGATCACCGCGGATTCCAGAAGAACCCCGGCAAATAA
- a CDS encoding phage portal protein, whose protein sequence is MNVYDGWTSFVAQCVGAISPDAAASWCRSRATLSAYSAASRRGPNSSWRPTSRSADTLSRNEHALIVARARDLVRNSAHVSGALERIANNVIYTGIKPQAAQLNADGDLDHTFNRKIEQHWKDWAEADEVGFEDKQRLIMNHLWQDGECLLRFYPDPDLMKHGLAPLGVELLECDYLDSSVDGPLAGGGYAMRGVEFNRKGHPVAYHLYSEHPGDMRRLLSRESIRVSAQWVRHIFRPVRSSQNRGISWMAPVVMEMRDFSEFQDSHRIVARLMAAFGFFVETPYAEMMNPLGGEMMNQAEGVEGYIPDYVEPGQIVTLPQGTKVHEAQFTHPGPTYEPYVKTSLRGSSTGFGMSYEAFSNDYSDASFASARSATLEERRGYRVQQNLMGRKAIMPTWKMFCRMLWLGGLEPLLTGPSVPASCQFPGWSWVDPVKDAKSAESLLNMGCTTRRKICAERGEDYDEVVEQLARENDDLKKRGLTETKSE, encoded by the coding sequence ATGAACGTCTATGATGGCTGGACTTCCTTTGTTGCTCAGTGTGTCGGTGCAATTTCGCCCGATGCTGCGGCAAGCTGGTGCCGTAGCCGTGCAACTCTTTCCGCTTACTCTGCGGCATCCCGTCGTGGGCCTAATTCCAGTTGGCGACCTACCAGCCGTAGTGCCGATACTCTTTCACGAAATGAACATGCCTTAATTGTGGCTCGTGCTCGTGATCTGGTGCGTAACTCGGCCCATGTTTCCGGTGCGCTGGAACGCATAGCAAACAACGTTATCTATACCGGAATCAAACCGCAGGCCGCACAGCTTAATGCGGATGGTGATCTTGACCACACCTTTAACCGCAAAATTGAACAGCACTGGAAAGACTGGGCGGAAGCGGATGAAGTCGGTTTTGAAGATAAGCAACGGCTTATTATGAATCACCTTTGGCAGGACGGTGAATGCCTTCTCCGTTTCTATCCTGATCCTGACCTTATGAAGCATGGGCTTGCTCCTTTGGGCGTTGAACTTTTGGAGTGCGACTATCTGGACAGCTCCGTTGATGGGCCTTTAGCGGGTGGCGGTTACGCCATGCGTGGCGTTGAGTTCAATCGCAAAGGGCATCCTGTTGCTTACCATTTATACAGCGAACACCCCGGTGATATGCGCCGCTTGTTGAGCCGTGAATCTATTCGTGTTTCTGCTCAGTGGGTGCGTCATATTTTTCGGCCTGTCCGCTCCAGTCAGAACCGTGGCATTTCTTGGATGGCTCCGGTGGTTATGGAAATGCGCGATTTCAGCGAATTTCAGGACTCGCACCGTATTGTTGCACGGCTTATGGCGGCTTTCGGATTCTTTGTTGAAACTCCTTATGCGGAAATGATGAATCCGCTAGGCGGCGAAATGATGAATCAGGCCGAGGGCGTGGAAGGGTACATTCCAGATTACGTTGAACCGGGGCAGATTGTGACCTTGCCGCAAGGAACTAAGGTTCATGAAGCCCAGTTCACGCACCCCGGCCCGACTTATGAACCGTATGTAAAAACAAGTTTGCGCGGCAGTTCTACAGGCTTCGGCATGTCTTACGAAGCTTTTTCAAACGATTATTCAGATGCCTCCTTTGCGTCCGCCCGTTCCGCCACTCTGGAAGAACGGCGCGGTTATCGTGTTCAGCAAAATCTTATGGGCCGCAAGGCCATAATGCCAACATGGAAAATGTTCTGCCGCATGCTCTGGCTGGGCGGGCTTGAACCTTTACTGACTGGCCCTAGTGTTCCGGCAAGCTGTCAGTTCCCCGGCTGGTCTTGGGTTGATCCTGTTAAGGATGCGAAGTCCGCAGAGTCATTGCTCAATATGGGCTGTACTACCCGCCGTAAAATCTGTGCGGAGCGGGGCGAAGACTATGACGAAGTGGTTGAACAGTTGGCCCGTGAAAATGACGACCTCAAGAAACGGGGTTTAACGGAGACTAAAAGTGAATAA